From the genome of Calidithermus timidus DSM 17022, one region includes:
- a CDS encoding FmdB family zinc ribbon protein — MPVYVYQGLETGNRYEFEQRFSEAAYTHHPETGEPLKRLISAPAVIFKGSGWYIKDSKSPSSTTGKSENKSESSSQAAD, encoded by the coding sequence ATGCCCGTGTACGTCTATCAGGGTCTGGAAACCGGAAACCGCTACGAGTTCGAGCAGCGCTTCAGCGAAGCCGCCTACACCCATCATCCCGAAACGGGTGAACCCCTCAAGCGGCTCATCAGTGCGCCGGCGGTGATCTTCAAGGGCTCGGGTTGGTACATCAAGGACAGCAAGAGCCCGTCTTCGACCACCGGCAAGAGCGAGAACAAGTCCGAATCCAGCTCCCAGGCGGCAGACTGA
- a CDS encoding MBL fold metallo-hydrolase, whose protein sequence is MEVYSLSVGPLQENTYLLVGEGGRGVIVDPGDEAGRILAEVERVGLKPEAILLTHAHFDHVGAVAPLVEALGLPVYLHPADLPLYQRTRESGLRWGIDLPQPPEPSGWLEEGQQLNFGLGLKVLHLPGHAPGHVGFYADGKLVSGDVLFRGGIGRYDLPLANPQALFASLKRLLGLPPQTVVFPGHGPSTTLETEARSNPYLQAQD, encoded by the coding sequence ATGGAGGTCTATAGCCTAAGCGTTGGTCCACTCCAGGAAAACACCTACCTGCTCGTAGGCGAGGGCGGGCGGGGAGTGATCGTCGATCCCGGCGATGAGGCCGGGCGCATCCTGGCCGAAGTGGAGCGGGTGGGGCTGAAGCCCGAAGCCATCCTGCTGACCCACGCCCATTTCGACCACGTCGGAGCGGTCGCCCCCCTGGTCGAAGCCCTGGGGTTGCCAGTGTACCTGCACCCTGCCGACTTGCCCCTGTACCAGCGCACCCGCGAGAGCGGGCTGCGCTGGGGGATAGACCTGCCCCAACCGCCCGAGCCCTCGGGGTGGCTCGAGGAAGGCCAGCAGCTCAACTTCGGCCTGGGCCTGAAGGTGCTGCACCTGCCCGGACATGCCCCCGGCCACGTGGGCTTTTACGCGGACGGCAAGTTGGTCAGCGGCGACGTGCTGTTCAGGGGTGGCATCGGGCGCTACGACCTGCCCTTGGCCAACCCCCAGGCCCTCTTCGCTTCACTCAAGCGGCTGTTGGGCCTGCCCCCGCAAACCGTGGTCTTCCCCGGCCACGGACCCAGCACCACCCTGGAAACCGAAGCCCGCTCCAACCCCTACCTGCAAGCGCAGGACTGA